The following are encoded together in the Capillibacterium thermochitinicola genome:
- the rho gene encoding transcription termination factor Rho, translated as MQLADFEAKTLVELQRMAKEFGIDNYNRYRKRELIYELLKVLATQEGRIFSQGVLEILPEGYGFLRVDNYEPGPNDVYVSNSQIRRFHLRTGDLVAGQVRPPKENERYFSLLKTQAVNHLDPDLYQERDYFEELTPIYPQERLVLETQPNEIAMRLMDIIAPVGKGQRGMIVAPPKAGKTTLLKSIANSLTRNHPEIHLIVLLIDERPEEVTDMERSVSGEVVSSTFDQPAENHVRVAELVLERAKRLVELKKDVVILLDSITRLARAYNLVVPPSGRTLSGGVDPGALHKPKRFFGAARNIEEGGSLTIMATALVETGSRMDDVIYEEFKGTGNMELHLDRKLADRRIFPAIDIVRSGTRKEELLLDPKELEMTWVLRKLLSSLGPAETMELLLDRLAHTKDNKELQSLILNSSFAENVLSKRGQN; from the coding sequence ATGCAATTGGCCGATTTTGAAGCAAAAACTCTGGTCGAACTACAGAGAATGGCCAAGGAATTTGGGATTGACAATTATAACCGGTACCGGAAACGTGAACTCATCTACGAGTTGCTCAAAGTCCTGGCGACTCAGGAAGGAAGGATCTTTTCCCAGGGCGTGCTGGAGATTTTGCCGGAAGGCTACGGCTTTTTAAGGGTTGATAACTACGAACCGGGGCCGAATGATGTTTATGTTTCCAACTCCCAAATCCGCCGTTTTCACCTGCGGACCGGCGATCTGGTTGCCGGTCAGGTTCGACCGCCGAAAGAAAATGAACGTTACTTTTCGCTCCTGAAAACCCAGGCCGTCAACCACCTTGATCCCGATTTGTACCAGGAAAGAGACTATTTTGAGGAGCTGACCCCCATTTATCCGCAGGAACGGTTGGTCCTGGAAACCCAACCGAATGAGATCGCCATGCGTCTGATGGATATCATCGCGCCGGTGGGCAAAGGACAGCGGGGGATGATTGTCGCGCCGCCAAAGGCGGGAAAGACAACCTTGCTGAAGAGCATTGCCAACAGTCTGACCCGGAATCATCCGGAGATTCACCTGATTGTGCTCCTCATCGATGAAAGGCCGGAGGAAGTTACCGATATGGAGCGGTCGGTCTCGGGTGAGGTTGTGAGCTCGACCTTTGACCAACCGGCCGAGAACCACGTCCGCGTGGCCGAACTCGTCCTGGAACGGGCCAAGAGGCTGGTGGAACTGAAAAAAGACGTGGTGATCCTTCTTGATTCCATCACCCGGCTGGCCCGGGCGTACAATCTGGTGGTTCCTCCCAGCGGGCGAACACTCTCGGGGGGTGTGGACCCCGGTGCCCTGCATAAACCGAAACGGTTCTTTGGGGCCGCCCGGAATATTGAGGAGGGTGGCAGTTTAACCATTATGGCCACCGCTCTGGTTGAGACCGGAAGCCGGATGGATGACGTCATCTATGAGGAATTCAAGGGTACCGGTAATATGGAACTCCATCTCGACCGCAAACTAGCCGACCGGCGGATCTTCCCGGCGATCGATATTGTCCGTTCCGGCACCCGCAAAGAAGAACTCCTCCTTGACCCGAAAGAGTTGGAGATGACCTGGGTGCTGCGGAAACTCTTAAGTTCACTTGGTCCGGCGGAGACAATGGAACTGCTTCTGGACCGGTTGGCCCATACCAAAGACAATAAAGAATTACAGAGTCTGATCCTC